The nucleotide window TCGGCGTGCTCCTGAGAGGGACAGACCACCTCGACGGTGACGTTCTCGTCGTCGGTCAGCAGTTCGGTCACCGAGACGACGTTCTCCACGCCGATCGCGTTCTGGAGCGTGGCCTCCCTGTCATCCGACGTGATGGTACCGACGATGAGGAGGTGCCGGTCGAACCCGGCCTTCTCGTAGTCGACGAGCGGCGCGTACCCCTCGATGACGCCCTCCTCCTCGAGGTTCTTTATCCGGGACGCGACGGCGCTCGCGGAGAGGCCGACCCGCTCGCCGATCGACTCCGTGGTGGCATTGCGAGCGTCGCTCTGGAGGGACTGGAGGATGCCCATGTCGACTCCGTCGAGGTCGTAACTCATCCCTAGAGGTTCGTGGCCGACGTATATGACGCTTTCAGGGCGTCGAGCCGAAACGACTGCCCCGGGGAGCGATTCCGGACCGGCACAAGAGTCAACTCGGCTCGGCGCTTGATATCCGTTCACATGGATGTACGACTGCGGGGGGACGGCCCGATCGACCCGTTTCTCGGGGCCGCGTCGCTCTTCGAGACGGAACTCGACCTCGACCTCCCGGTCGAGGTCCGGGTTCGCGAGGACCCGGAGGAGCGGACCTGGGCGGGCCACTACGACGACCGGCACGTGCTCAACATCTCGCGGAAGGCCGCGACGAGCGCGATGGCCCGCGAACTCGCGCTCCACGAGTTCGCCCACATGGCCCGGTACGAGGAGGAACACCCGTCGCACGTCCAGTCGACCGAGGAGGCGCTGTTCCTCGCGCTCTCCGGCCGGTCGGTCGAGCGCCGGAAGCTCTCCCACTGCTACCAGATCGCCAACCACATGAAGGACATCTACGCCGACGACATCACGCTCACGGTGGGGCCCTCCGGGAAGCTCGTCACCTTCTTCGAGTCCCAGCTCGCCGCGGCGGTCGCCGACCGCCCGCGCGAGCACCACCACCCCGACTCGCGGCTGCTCACCGGCGCGACCGACCCCGACATCACCGTCGTCAACGCCGCGTTCGCATTGGCGATGTGCGAGCGACACGACCTCGTCGGCCGGTCGCACCGGCTGTACGACCTGGCCCACGCGGCCGCGGACGACGCCCCGGCGGTGGACCTCGGGGCGTTCAAGCGGCTGTTCCGCTCGCTCGCGGCGGACCCATCGGCCTCGGAGTACCGGAAGCAACTGGTCGACGCCGCCCGACTGTACGCGGTGGACGCGGGCGGCACGAGCGACGGGCCGGCCGCGGCGGACTGATCACGGAGTTCGACCGACCATTGAGTTCGACCGGCCTCCAGGTATTTATCCGCGGCGTGACAACTGTCCGGTATGGTCCCGACAGTCACCGCGTCAGCGTCCCCGTCGGGCGCCGGCGGTGGGACGCCGAACGCGCCACGCACCCTCCTCCGTGACGCGGTCGTAGCCGGCGCCGTCATCGCCGGCCTGTACGGCCTGCTGTACGCCGTCCCCGTCCCCCCGTTCGCGATTCCGGGGTACCTCATGATCGTCGCGTTCGACGCGCTGGAGGCCGTCCTCCCGTCCTTCCCGAGTTCGACCGCCTACGACGCGGCGTTCGCGGCCTTCCTCGCCGTCCTCGCGCTCCTCTCCGCGCTGACGGCGTCGTGGGCGCGGACGCACGGCTCCCTCGGCGGTTGGCGGGCTGGAGCGAGCTCCGCACTCGCGGTGCTCGGCGCCCTCGCGCTCGTCGTCGCCGCGGGGCTTCTCCTCCCGTCCGGGAACGTGCAGGTCGTCCCGGTGCTGATCATCACGGGGTCGGGGATCGGGCTGCTCCTCGGGGGCGCCGCGGTGGCGTTCGGCCGAACCGTGGTCACCCGGGAACTGGCCTGAACCGGGTTCCGGCCGCGGCAGGGATTTTTAGCCCTCGCCGCGGAAGCCGCGGTATGACCTACGAGGCGGTGTTCCTCGACCTCGACGACACCCTGTACCCGTACCCGCCGTGCAACGAGGCGGGAAAGCGGGCCGCGTTCGAGACGTTCCTGGAACTCGGCTACGATCTCGACCGCGAGGGGTTCGAGGCGCTCTACCAGGAGGGACGACGAGCCGTGAAGCGCGAACTCTCCGGGACGGCGTCGGCCCACGAGCGCTTCCTCTACTTCAAGCGGGCCATCGACCTGCACGCGGGCACGCATCGGTCCGAACACGCGCTGCGGCTCGGGGAGGCGTACTGGGACGCCTACGTCGACGAGATGACGCTCTTCGACGGCGTCGCCGAGACGCTGGCGACGCTCCAGGACGCGGGGGTGGACGTGGCCGTCGTGACGAACCTCACGACCCGCATCCAGCTGAAGAAGCTCCACCGCCTCGACCTCGACCGACACGTCGACCTGCTCCTCACCTCCGAGGAGACCGGGCGCGAGAAGCCGTCGTCGGTGATGTTCACGCTCCCGCTGGCACGGCTCGACCGCCGGCCCGGGGAGGTGCTGATGGTCGGCGACGACGTCGAGGCGGACCTCGAAGGTGCCAACGCGGTCGGGCTGGGGACGGCCGCGTTCAACGGACCCGACGACGTCGCGGACCTGCCGGAGCGGTGTCGACCGGATCACACCATCACCGATTTCACCGACCTGACCGAGGTGGTACTGTGACACTCGAGGCAGAGCGGAACGCCGTGGTGGAGCACGCGCCCGAACTCGCCCGCCTCACGCCGGGCCGGACCGGGAACCTCAGCGTCCGGCGCGGCGACCGGTTCGCCGTCACGCCGACGGGCGTCGCCTACGACGCATTCGACTGCGATGACGTTCCGGTCGTGGACCTCGACGGCGAACGGGTCGCCGGCGCGATGAAGCCCTCCAGCGAGGTGCCGATGCACCGGCACATCTACCGGGGCCACGCCGACGAGCCGGGCGCAATCGTCCACACTCACTCGCCGATGTCGACGGCCATGGCCGTCCTCCGGGAGCCGCTCCCCCCGATCCACTACATGATCGTCGCGGTCGGCAAGCGCGTTCCCGTCGCCGAGTACGCGCCCTACGGCACCGAGGAGCTCGCGGCGAACGTCGTCGCCGCGCTGGAGGGCGCCGAATCGACGGCCTGCTTCATCGAGAACCACGGACTGGTGGTCGTCGCGGACGACATCGAGACCGCGCTCGAGAACACCCACCACGTCGAGAGCCTGGCGGAGCTGTACCTCCGCGCCCGGTCGATCGGCGAGCCAGTTGAGCTCCTGGAGGCCGAACTGGACACGGCCATCGAGCAGTTCGAGGGCTACGGGCAGTAGTCGCTCGCTCGCACGGCCGCTACGCGTTCCCCTCCCGGTCGAAGCCGTCGTAGTGCACGTCCGCCCAGTAGACGGTGCCCTCGTAGCGCACGACCCACGAACCCGAGTACTCGTCGGACCGGACCGCCTCCTGGCTCCAGAATCGGCCCAGGACCGACCGGAACGCCTCGTCGTCGGTCGACTCGGCGTAGTACGTCTCCTCGACCGCCCCGGTGACGACCTCCCGTTCGGCGTCGGAGAGCCCGGAGAGGGTGAACAGCTTCGACTCCCGGAGGTCGGCCGCGTAGGCGCTCGCGCTCGAGGCCACCTCTGTCGCAGTGTACCGGTACTCGGTGACGGTCACTTGCCCGTCGTCTCGGACGCTGACGGGATACCGCTCGCCATCGAACATGATCGCGTCGTAGTCGCCCTCGAGGAGCACCGACGCTGCGATCTCGTCGTCGGTGTAGCGCGCGCTGGCGCCCATATCGTACCCCTCGGTTCGCCCGTCGTACCGGGGAGGGAGGACGGCGTCGACGAGTTCGCGGTCCGCCGGGGGGAGGTCCTCGTATGCGACGGCATCGCCCTCGACGGTGCCGTTGTAGTCGACCTCGATGTTCACACGGGTCTCGGTGTGGTTCCCGACCGCCTCGGCCGAGAGGTCGTAGTACGCGCCGCCGACTGCGAACGGGAGCCCGTCCGGGTCGACCGGCGGCGACGTGCCGTTCCCCGTCGCCGAGCCGTTCCGGGTGGCGCCAAGGACGAGCGCGCGACGCTCGGCGACCTCGGGGTCCTCCGTGGTGGGGAGCGACCTGCTCGCGTGCTCGGCGAGTTCGACATCGTTCACGGCGGTCATGTCGAGCGACCCGGCGGCCGAACAGCCG belongs to Halorarum halophilum and includes:
- a CDS encoding Lrp/AsnC family transcriptional regulator: MSYDLDGVDMGILQSLQSDARNATTESIGERVGLSASAVASRIKNLEEEGVIEGYAPLVDYEKAGFDRHLLIVGTITSDDREATLQNAIGVENVVSVTELLTDDENVTVEVVCPSQEHAETACDELNELGIQIVNTEIVKSRYERVFNHSGTEITVEA
- a CDS encoding DUF5781 family protein, with protein sequence MDVRLRGDGPIDPFLGAASLFETELDLDLPVEVRVREDPEERTWAGHYDDRHVLNISRKAATSAMARELALHEFAHMARYEEEHPSHVQSTEEALFLALSGRSVERRKLSHCYQIANHMKDIYADDITLTVGPSGKLVTFFESQLAAAVADRPREHHHPDSRLLTGATDPDITVVNAAFALAMCERHDLVGRSHRLYDLAHAAADDAPAVDLGAFKRLFRSLAADPSASEYRKQLVDAARLYAVDAGGTSDGPAAAD
- a CDS encoding HAD family hydrolase, with product MTYEAVFLDLDDTLYPYPPCNEAGKRAAFETFLELGYDLDREGFEALYQEGRRAVKRELSGTASAHERFLYFKRAIDLHAGTHRSEHALRLGEAYWDAYVDEMTLFDGVAETLATLQDAGVDVAVVTNLTTRIQLKKLHRLDLDRHVDLLLTSEETGREKPSSVMFTLPLARLDRRPGEVLMVGDDVEADLEGANAVGLGTAAFNGPDDVADLPERCRPDHTITDFTDLTEVVL
- a CDS encoding class II aldolase/adducin family protein; its protein translation is MTLEAERNAVVEHAPELARLTPGRTGNLSVRRGDRFAVTPTGVAYDAFDCDDVPVVDLDGERVAGAMKPSSEVPMHRHIYRGHADEPGAIVHTHSPMSTAMAVLREPLPPIHYMIVAVGKRVPVAEYAPYGTEELAANVVAALEGAESTACFIENHGLVVVADDIETALENTHHVESLAELYLRARSIGEPVELLEAELDTAIEQFEGYGQ